GCAAGCTCAGGGGAACCATCGACACACAGGTACCAGCTGGCACTTGGTATCCGCTCAAAACGCTGTCCCGATTGAGAAATCGGCCATTGCCGATGACCAAAGGATAGATCCGTTGTGACTCTTTGATGCAGGCACGTAGATAGGGAACGTTCTTCATCGATGCCTCAGTGAATTCGGAGTCCTTCTCGGGTAGAACGTTCATCACCTCTTCTCGGAGTACGGCCTGCTTCTCCGGATTCTTGGCAAGGCACAGCAAGGCCGCTGTAAAGGTTCTTGAGGTCTGGAAAAAAAGGATGTATGAGATAAGGGTAAGTATGAGAACAACAGACTACGTACGGTATCCACTCCGGCCATTAGCATGTCCATGGCCATAACCGTCGCCACCTTTTTGTCGATCTTGAGCAGCTTTTCCAGTACACTCTAATCGCTCTCAGGGCGGACAACACCCTCCTTGGCCTCTTTCTCTAGACGCTCTATAGCTTCGTCTACATACGCTGAAGTTATTTCTTGAACGCCATCTAGGGACTTCATTAGCTTCATTAGCTTGGGTGTTTTAGCGTAACGCCAGATGGAGGGCTTCATCTCCAGATCGGCtgttaattcaaaaaaatCGTCCAGGTACTTGAAGAGTAACACAGCCTGGTCGTTATCGCCCGACTCTTTGAGCTGTCCCAACTGCTTGTCCAGAGCCACCACAGAGACTGACTCGAGGGTCCACCGATTTATAACGTTTAAGAAATCATCTGGAGCTTCCTGGGTATCGATATCACGGAGTGCTTTAATACTGTGAAGGGGGGAGAACATACTTGAGCGTAAACAGGGATTTATTATCAGTCATACGCACCGTTGCACAAACTCCTGGTTCACTTGGGACATCTTCTTATAGTAAAGCCGCACGTTCTTCGGCTGCATTAGGACAGGATTTAGAGCCGATCGAAAGTCGCTCCAGGTTTTTCCTTGTGTGGGTAAAGCTCCCTCCACTCCCTGGAAGAAATCCTTTCTATGAGTCTTCCGATGATAGCGAAGAGTATCGCTGCCAGGCCGATGCGGCCACACTCCTTCGTTCCGGAACACGACCTCGAAGTCCTTGGGATTGTGAGTCATCAGGTATGACGTACCTCCCATCATACCTGGTAAATATAATATGTTTCCATAGTCGTCTTGCAAAGCTTTGAACAATTTCACAATGTCCAGTTTGCTATATTTTCCTCCAGGCATAAAATTCCGAACAGTAGACAGAAAAGTTGTACTAGGAATCTGATCAAAGGGACGAGCTTGTAGCCACTCTGCATCATTTCTGGGCTCTGCTACAGCTGCTGTGGTCTGCCAACGCTACAAGAGATTTAAAAACGTATATCactgtgatatcggatctatatgtatactatatatttACCAGCGGACTGCTGACAGAGAGGGCTGCTTTTTGCGCCTGAATTATAGATAGACCGCTGCGCACTTTCAACATTTTGCTTGTTAGGAACTTAATTCATTCACTGCCAGAGCTATACTGCTAAATCATTCCATTAGCTAGCTATTTGAAAGGCCTGCGAGAGCTTTGTTGCAAAAAGAGCTGACCGATAACAGAGCACAAACAGAacaagagagcgagagagtgcCAAAACACGTTCGCGGGAGCGTGCGAATGCCAAACAGAAATAATTGTAAACATTTgccatatttttttaatatagacTGCTATTTGATCGACTATGttatgtaagattaataataatgtatcgtttattaatagtgtttttcgaaaaagagtacaaagtgtatgatttaagatgtgcaattaatgagtctgttcttccgactt
Above is a genomic segment from Drosophila miranda strain MSH22 chromosome Y unlocalized genomic scaffold, D.miranda_PacBio2.1 Contig_Y3_pilon, whole genome shotgun sequence containing:
- the LOC117194609 gene encoding probable cytochrome P450 12a4, mitochondrial; this encodes MLKVRSGLSIIQAQKAALSVSSPLRWQTTAAVAEPRNDAEWLQARPFDQIPSTTFLSTVRNFMPGGKYSKLDIVKLFKALQDDYGNILYLPGMMGGTSYLMTHNPKDFEVVFRNEGVWPHRPGSDTLRYHRKTHRKDFFQGVEGALPTQGKTWSDFRSALNPVLMQPKNVRLYYKKMSQVNQEFVQRIKALRDIDTQEAPDDFLNVINRWTLESVSVVALDKQLGQLKESGDNDQAVLLFKYLDDFFELTADLEMKPSIWRYAKTPKLMKLMKSLDGVQEITSAYVDEAIERLEKEAKEGVVRPESD